The segment ACAAAAATAATAGAATCACACTTTCCACAAAAGATAAACCATCCGCGCGGCATAGCCAAAAGCGCAGTTATCGGTAAAAACGTGAAACTTGCGAAGGATGCCGCCATTGGGGCAAATGCTGTCATAGAAGATAACGCATCTATAGGAGACAAAAGCGTTATCTATCCTTTGGCGTATATCGGCGAAGGCGTGACTATAGGTAAAAATACCGTCATATACCCCAATGTCACCATACGCGAGCGAGTCACGGTCGGAGATAATGTCATTATACACGGAGGCGCGGTCATAGGGGCGGACGGTTTCGGTTTTACAAAAGATGGAGCTACGCTTCGCAAGATACCGCAGACGGGCACAGTCGAGATACAGGACAATGTTGAAATAGGCGCATGCGTTACTATAGACAGGGCGAGATTCGGGAAGACCGTTATAGGTAAAGGATCCAAAATAGACAACCTTGTTCAGATAGCGCACAATGTGAAGATCGGAGAGAGCAGCATTATTGTCGCTCAGGTCGGAGTGTCCGGAAGCGTGAATATAGGCAACAATGTCATGCTGGGCGGTCAGGTCGGCATAACAGACCATGTAGATATAGGTGACAACGTAATGGTAGCGGCAAAAGGTGGTGTCACCAAATCGATCCCCCCAAATACCATAATGAGCGGTATGCCCGCAAGGCCTCATCATCTGACGAAGAGGCTTATTGCATACATAGACAATCTGCCCAAGACGGCCGAGCGGCTGGATGAAATAGAAGAGAAGCTCAAGGGCCTTCTTAATAAATAAAGCACTTACATTATGAGGCTTCAAAGGACGATAAAAAATCCCGTAACTTTGGAAGGAAGGGGCATCCATACAGGCTCCAAGGTAAAAATCACAATAAAAAGCGCCCCTCCCGATGAGGGCATACACTTTGTAAGAAAAGACCTTAAGACTTCTTCCCGCCTTTTGGCAGATGTGTCGAACCTGCGCGATTATTCAAATAAGTTGAGATGCACATCTTTAGGAAAGGGCAGCGCGGGCGTTCATACAATAGAGCACCTCTTGGCCGCCCTTTATGGTTTGAGCGTAGATAACGCGGATATCGAAATAGATAACGCGGAGCCGCCGGCCCTTGACGGGAGCGCTTCAGAGTATGCCGCGGCTATAAAAATGGCTGGCAGCGTAGAGCAGGATAGAAAAAGAAAAGAACTTTTACTAAAAGATATTGTTTGGGAAGAAATGAGGGGTTCTTTTTTAATAGCTCTTCCGTACGCGGGTTTTAAGATATCATATTTGCTTCATTATAGCGGCGCCAATTTGTCGTCGGAATACGCCGAATTTTCATTTGATTCCGAAAAAGAGAAAGAAAAGATATTTTTAGATGAAATAGCTCCCGCCAGGACATTCTGTCTTTATAAGGAAGTTTTTTTAATAAAGGCGTTGGGGCTCGCGAAAGGGGTGGGGCTGGGGAACGCGCTTGTTATAAAAGACGGCAAGCCGATAAAAAATAAATTTCGCCTAAAGGATGAGCCGGCGCGCCATAAGATATTGGACCTTTTGGGCGACCTCGCGCTTTTAAACAAAGACATAAAGGCGCATATAATTGGGATTAAAAGCGGCCATTCGCTGAATAGAAAATTATTAAAAAAGCTGGAAAGGGGTATTTGATGGAAAAGACCAGAAACGCTGGGCTAAGAGTAAAGGAATTCATCGAACCGAAAAATGGTGAGCTTGATATAAACGGCATCATGAAGATACTTCCGCACAGGTATCCTTTTTTAATGGTGGATAAAATAGTCGAGTGGGAAAGCACGAAAAGAATCGTGGGCGTCAAGAACGTGACTATAAACGAGGAGTTTTTTAAAGGCCACTTTCCGGACAATCCCATTATGCCGGGTGTTTTGATACTTGAAGGCCTGGCGCAGGTAGGGGGAATACTGGCGTTCAGCACCAAAGAAACCCTCGGCAAATCCATATATTTTGTAGGCATTAATGACGTCAAGTTTAGAAAGGCCGTTATCCCCGGCGACATACTTAAGCTGGAAGCTACTATTAAAAATTTGAGAAGCCGCCTCGCGATACTGCGCGGCGTAGCGACAGTGGATTCGGAGATAGTCGCCGAAGCGGACATTATGTTCGGCATAACAGGATGATTATATGAAGAGATTAGAAAAGATAGGGCTTTTTGCCGGCGGGGGCGAGCTGCCCCTTGTCTTCGGAGACGAAGTAAGAAAGGGCGGCACAAAAGTCGTAGCCTTCGCAGCCAATGGGATAACCTCAAAGGATCTGGACGGGCACGTCGATAAGATCTATTGGCTCGAACTTACGGAAACGGCAAAACTTCCGTTCATATTTTTAAGCGAGCGCTTAAAAAACTTTGTCATGCTGGGCAAGATCCCGAAGACGATCCTGTTTAAAAAGGACTTATCCAGGAGCAAGGAGATAAGTTCTGTATTAAGTGACGCGAAAGACCATCTTGACGATAACTTGATGAGGGAGATAGCCAATAAAGCGAAGAAATTCGGGATCAACTTTTTAAACCCTGCCGATTTTTTGCAGAATCTCCTGCCGGAAAAAGGCGTCCTTACCAAAAGAAAACCCACGCGCGATGAATTGCAGGATATAGAGTTCGGAAGAAAAATCGCAGCGGCGATAGGTAATCTCGATATAGGCCAGGCAGTAGCGGTGAAAAACAAAGATGTCGTGGCTGTTGAAGCGCTGGAGGGGACAGACGAGATGATAAAACGCGCAGGCAAATTGGCCGGTAACGGCGTTGTCTTTGTAAAAATGATCAAGCCGAAGCAGGATCCGCGCTTCGATATGCCGACGGTGGGCGTAACGACGATAGATTCCCTGATAGAAGCAAAGGCGGCCGTTCTTGCTATTGAAGCGGGTAAGACATTTTTTGTCAACAAAAACGAGGCGGTGAAGAGGGCTGATTCGCACGGCATCAGCATAGTGGCGATCTGACATGCAAAAGAGTAAAAACGAATTAATAAAATTCATAAAAGAGACAGTGCAAAAATCCGGCGCGAAAAAGCTGATACTCGGCCTTTCCGGCGGGGTGGACTCTGCCGCAACCGCTTATCTTTCAGTTTTGGCGCTGGGACGCGAAAATGTCATAGCGGTACTTATGCACTACAAAGATTTTGATAAAGAAGGCGCCGAATTGGCAGACTTAATGGTGAAGAATCTCGGGATAAAGTCGTACAATGTAGATATAGCGCCCGGCGTGGACGCGTATTTTAAGAATTTTCCCGACGCCGATGATATAAGGCGCGGCAACAAAATGGCG is part of the Candidatus Omnitrophota bacterium genome and harbors:
- the lpxD gene encoding UDP-3-O-(3-hydroxymyristoyl)glucosamine N-acyltransferase; its protein translation is MAITVKEIAELIKGELVGDGSLEITGVSGVEDAAKGEITFIESPKFKDRVLKTNASCIIASFDLEGVDKPVIKCKNPSLAVTKIIESHFPQKINHPRGIAKSAVIGKNVKLAKDAAIGANAVIEDNASIGDKSVIYPLAYIGEGVTIGKNTVIYPNVTIRERVTVGDNVIIHGGAVIGADGFGFTKDGATLRKIPQTGTVEIQDNVEIGACVTIDRARFGKTVIGKGSKIDNLVQIAHNVKIGESSIIVAQVGVSGSVNIGNNVMLGGQVGITDHVDIGDNVMVAAKGGVTKSIPPNTIMSGMPARPHHLTKRLIAYIDNLPKTAERLDEIEEKLKGLLNK
- the lpxC gene encoding UDP-3-O-acyl-N-acetylglucosamine deacetylase codes for the protein MRLQRTIKNPVTLEGRGIHTGSKVKITIKSAPPDEGIHFVRKDLKTSSRLLADVSNLRDYSNKLRCTSLGKGSAGVHTIEHLLAALYGLSVDNADIEIDNAEPPALDGSASEYAAAIKMAGSVEQDRKRKELLLKDIVWEEMRGSFLIALPYAGFKISYLLHYSGANLSSEYAEFSFDSEKEKEKIFLDEIAPARTFCLYKEVFLIKALGLAKGVGLGNALVIKDGKPIKNKFRLKDEPARHKILDLLGDLALLNKDIKAHIIGIKSGHSLNRKLLKKLERGI
- the fabZ gene encoding 3-hydroxyacyl-ACP dehydratase FabZ; its protein translation is MEKTRNAGLRVKEFIEPKNGELDINGIMKILPHRYPFLMVDKIVEWESTKRIVGVKNVTINEEFFKGHFPDNPIMPGVLILEGLAQVGGILAFSTKETLGKSIYFVGINDVKFRKAVIPGDILKLEATIKNLRSRLAILRGVATVDSEIVAEADIMFGITG
- the lpxI gene encoding UDP-2,3-diacylglucosamine diphosphatase LpxI (LpxI, functionally equivalent to LpxH, replaces it in LPS biosynthesis in a minority of bacteria.), whose product is MKRLEKIGLFAGGGELPLVFGDEVRKGGTKVVAFAANGITSKDLDGHVDKIYWLELTETAKLPFIFLSERLKNFVMLGKIPKTILFKKDLSRSKEISSVLSDAKDHLDDNLMREIANKAKKFGINFLNPADFLQNLLPEKGVLTKRKPTRDELQDIEFGRKIAAAIGNLDIGQAVAVKNKDVVAVEALEGTDEMIKRAGKLAGNGVVFVKMIKPKQDPRFDMPTVGVTTIDSLIEAKAAVLAIEAGKTFFVNKNEAVKRADSHGISIVAI